The following proteins are co-located in the Hippoglossus stenolepis isolate QCI-W04-F060 chromosome 23, HSTE1.2, whole genome shotgun sequence genome:
- the LOC118102549 gene encoding insulin receptor substrate 2-B: MANFTNYQDGKAAMLMVETQQRDVGTKPAAAANGDGSVGEPPSPLINISGGGGGGGGGGGSRFHLPPSNHLHHHHLSSSHHPPKDHHHYQLAPQQQQHLSGENIAESPGRKASSSSSSCSSTLSQAHTAEDPAASSSSSGGGGSGHVYAAVSVASTSDAVDDIRKCGYLRKQKHGHKRFFVLRAASHLGPSRLEYYDSEKKFRSSLRSAAAAVASGGAVAPSPPKRVIYLYQCFTVNKRADSKNKHLIALYTKDEYFAIVAENELEQEDWYVAVSELMSEGKKGHLDSDDLDDGYGTVTPGTVFKEVWQVNVKPKGLGQTKNLTGVYRLCLSTKTIHLVKLNSETPCVNLQLMNIRRCGHSESFFFIEVGRSSSIGPGEIWMQVDDSVVAQNMHETILETMKSLKAFAEFRPRSKSQSSGSNPMPFITTRRHLGNLPPSQTGLQRRSRTESVVGTPPSSKSSGASGYRFRTSSEGEGTMNRPFRSATGSLVHLNSARAHHGRQEGGGGSSVGVATGNAGTSTGAGRYVRAIPGSSANYHARSASLPVSHFPSTTSPVSVSSSSGHGSVSDTLTRPSSASICGSPSDGGFNSSDEYGSSPGDFRYFRVRSNTPDSLGNTPPIREENCLNDYMAMGWNREVFGTSAGSGNNSGGDTPRDEGSSAAEEDRFSSSSSLRRRTHSFTRPAGGATGGSGVAVYQKMTQTNFSLDEESDVVLPFGSGLLRGGPSSSSSSLRSDYSSCSEHSQQSRPSTLSRTEAGSERPPLSSSSAKEDSGYMPMLCGVAASPRDTPPDYMPMQPGSYSHHVSHSPQFHSPALATRSAHHQLQPQSSTDSHGYMMMLPGGSGSSPSPVQASPNPHSSSSLAGASASDSIAERPENGEYMDMSYSSSGGRKLSNEGSSGYFTPESTPKSYSPYFSLPRSYKAPTRERDEKECGEYVPMSSPAKPVFSSVATASMSTPEKRGGGGSSTSTPSHPPPPYGAHHTTAAMADRRVVRPNRLPLGRRSFHGPLRVSEPSAVSSGTTTSVPATASSSERPSSPGEYINIEFGDHYPHQQQPPAYPLSAQDEAPSLGSVDHRHSPPQPQVHQDYMSVEVEADQRDSAGCLGKKQSPRPSLVAPWNPPSYIRPLASNPGALASPGVPAAGHWRSKGDDYTDMTFNLSRGDRTQTSPTAMLQHLCVIEGRYGHASSASPSSISPPLPPSSPGRTPTQQPEPKVVRADPQGRRRHSSETFSSTSSSNSTPPGGGLGPSSSATHPTANPTASNGSYLAEGQASRWASSASFDSVWMSVEGVGDSPAHHAPTRATETGTTAGTSASASSSGAGAGRMCRNMSVGYQNGLNYIALELREDGTNVGAMTSGGGSSNGSSATAMAAMGTVSLPENGAYASIDFTKSDGVSTTTKD, encoded by the exons ATGGCAAATTTCACGAACTACCAGGACGGGAAGGCAGCGATGTTGATGGTGGAGACGCAGCAGCGGGACGTGGGGACGAAGCCCGCGGCTGCAGCGAACGGAGACGGCTCGGTCGGGGAACCCCCTTCCCCGTTAATTAATatcagcggcggcggcggaggaggaggaggaggcggcggctcTCGCTTCCACCTACCGCCCTccaaccacctccaccaccaccacctcagcagcagccaccacCCGCCAAAGGATCACCACCACTACCAGCTggccccgcagcagcagcagcatctttcCGGGGAAAACATCGCGGAGTCCCCGGGCAGGaaagcctcctcctcctcctcctcctgctcgtcGACCCTCAGCCAGGCGCACACGGCCGAGGACCCCGCcgctagcagcagcagcagcggcggcggcggcagcggccaTGTATACGCGGCGGTGAGTGTCGCCAGCACCTCGGACGCTGTGGACGATATTCGCAAATGTGGCTATTTGAGAAAGCAGAAACACGGACACAAGAGGTTCTTCGTGCTGCGGGCGGCCAGCCACCTCGGCCCGAGCCGCCTGGAGTACTACGACAGCGAGAAGAAATTCAGGAGCAGCCTGCGCTCCGCCGCCGCGGCCGTGGCCAGCGGCGGAGCGGTGGCCCCTTCTCCCCCGAAGAGGGTGATTTACCTCTACCAGTGCTTCACGGTAAACAAGAGGGCGGACTCCAAAAACAAACACCTCATTGCTCTTTACACCAAGGACGAGTACTTTGCCATTGTGGCTGAGAacgagctggagcaggaggactGGTACGTGGCTGTCAGTGAGCTGATGAGTGAGGGCAAGAAAGGGCACCTGGACTCGGATGATCTGGATGACGGATACGGGACAGTCACTCCTGGCACCGTGTTCAAGGAGGTGTGGCAGGTGAATGTGAAACCTAAAGGACTGGGTCAAACGAAAAACCTCACAGGTGTTTACCGGCTATGCCTCTCAACGAAAACCATTCACCTCGTCAAGTTGAACTCTGAAACCCCTTGTGTGAACCTGCAGCTGATGAACATCCGGCGCTGTGGACATTCAGAGAGCTTCTTTTTCATCGAGGTGGGTCGCTCCTCTTCGATCGGGCCCGGGGAGATCTGGATGCAGGTTGATGATTCCGTCGTGGCCCAAAACATGCACGAGACCATCCTGGAGACGATGAAGTCGCTGAAAGCTTTTGCAGAGTTTCGGCCAAGGAGTAAGAGCCAGTCCTCGGGCTCCAACCCCATGCCGTTCATCACGACGCGGCGCCACCTGGGCAACCTGCCACCCAGTCAGACTGGGCTGCAGCGGCGGTCGAGAACTGAGTCGGTCGTGGGTACGCCACCTTCCAGTAAGAGCTCTGGGGCTAGTGGTTATCGTTTCCGCACATCCAGTGAGGGTGAGGGGACAATGAACCGGCCGTTCCGCTCCGCCACAGGAAGTCTGGTTCACCTCAACTCGGCGCGTGCCCATCATGGTCGTCAGGAGGGTGGCGGAGGCAGCAGTGTTGGTGTCGCCACAGGAAACGCTGGTACGAGCACCGGCGCTGGACGCTATGTCAGAGCCATCCCAGGGTCATCAGCCAACTACCACGCCCGCTCCGCCTCCCTCCCCGTCTCCCACTTCCCCTCCACCACCAGCCCAGTGAGCGTCTCCTCCAGCAGCGGCCATGGCTCTGTGTCCGACACACTCACACGCCCATCAAGCGCCTCGATATGCGGCTCCCCGTCTGATGGCGGCTTCAACTCCTCGGATGAGTATGGCTCAAGCCCTGGTGATTTCCGATACTTCCGGGTGCGGAGTAACACACCAGACTCCCTAGGCAACACCCCACCAATCAGAGAGGAGAACTGTCTAAATGATTACATGGCCATGGGCTGGAACCGGGAGGTGTTTGGCACCAGTGCAGGGTCTGGAAACAACAGTGGAGGTGACACACCTCGGGATGAGGGCTCATCAGCGGCAGAGGAAGATCGTTTTTCTTCATCGTCATCGCTGAGGAGGAGGACTCATTCATTCACCAGACCTGCAGGCGGTGCAACCGGTGGTTCTGGAGTGGCCGTTTACCAGAAAATGACCCAGACCAACTTTTCATTGGATGAGGAGTCAGACGTGGTGTTGCCATTTGGCAGCGGGCTGCTCCGTGGTGggccgtcctcctcctcttcctcgctccgCTCTGACTACAGTTCCTGCTCCGAGCACAGCCAACAGAGCCGTCCCTCCACGCTCTCCCGGACGGAGGCCGGCAGTGAGcgtcctcctctttcctcctcctctgccaagGAAGACAGCGGTTACATGCCCATGCTGTGCGGTGTCGCTGCTTCACCACGGGACACGCCCCCCGACTACATGCCTATGCAACCCGGCTCTTACTCCCATCATGTCTCCCATTCCCCTCAGTTTCACAGCCCAGCATTAGCCACCCGCTCAGCCCACCACCAGCTCCAGCCTCAGTCCTCCACAGACTCCCACGGTTACATGATGATGCTCCCaggtggcagcggcagctcccCCTCCCCAGTGCAGGCCTCCCCCAACCCACACAGTAGCTCCAGTTTGGCAGGTGCCAGTGCGAGTGACAGTATAGCAGAGAGACCTGAGAATGGGGAATATATGGACATGTCGTACAGCAGCAGTGGAGGGCGCAAGCTCTCAAACGAAGGGAGTAGTGGATATTTTACACCTGAGAGCACCCCAAAGTCTTACAGCCCTTATttttccctccctcgctcctaCAAAGCCCCcacaagagagagggatgagaaagAGTGTGGGGAGTATGTTCCTATGAGTTCTCCTGCCAAGCCAGTCTTTTCATCAGTTGCCACAGCCTCAATGTCAACACCAGAGAAGAGGGGTGGGGGAGGAAGTAGCACCTCAACCCCCTCTCATCCACCGCCGCCTTATGGAGCTCATCACACGACCGCAGCGATGGCTGACAGACGCGTCGTGAGGCCTAACCGCCTCCCTTTAGGTAGAAGGAGTTTCCACGGCCCGCTGCGGGTTAGTGAGCCCTCCGCAGTGTCTTCAGGAACCACAACGTCAGTCCCTGCCACTGCTAGCTCATCCGAAAGGCCTTCCAGTCCTGGAGAATATATTAACATAGAGTTTGGGGATCACTACCCCCACCAACAACAGCCCCCTGCCTATCCTCTCTCTGCCCAAGATGAAGCACCTTCCCTGGGATCCGTCGACCACCGCCACTCTCCCCCACAGCCCCAAGTTCACCAGGACTACATGagtgtggaggtggaggcagatCAGCGGGACAGTGCAGGATGTCTGGGTAAAAAACAGTCTCCCAGACCCAGCCTCGTCGCCCCATGGAACCCGCCCAGTTATATCAGACCGCTGGCTAGCAATCCAGGGGCACTGGCCTCCCCTGGAGTCCCCGCTGCAGGTCACTGGAGGTCGAAGGGTGACGACTATACAGACATGACATTTAACCTCAGCAGAGGTGATAGGACGCAAACAAGCCCCACAGCCATGCTGCAGCACCTCTGTGTAATAGAGGGACGCTACGGCCAtgcttcctctgcctccccctcatccatttcccctcctctccccccgtCAAGTCCAGGTAGGACGCCAACACAGCAGCCGGAGCCTAAGGTGGTTCGAGCTGACCCGCAGGGCAGGAGGAGACACAGCTCAGAGAcattctcctccacttcctcctctaaTTCAACTCCCCCTGGAGGAGGACTTGGACCCTCATCCTCAGCCACGCACCCCACAGCGAACCCCACGGCCTCTAATGGATCATACCTAGCTGAGGGTCAAGCTTCCAGGTGGGCCAGTTCAGCATCTTTCGACAGTGTGTGGATGTCTGTGGAGGGTGTAGGAGACTCGCCGGCTCACCACGCTCCAACAAGAGCCACGGAAACGGGGACTACGGCCGGGACCTcagcctctgcctcctcctcggGAGCTGGAGCTGGGAGGATGTGCAGAAACATGTCTGTTGGCTACCAGAACGGCCTGAACTACATCGCCTTGGAGCTGAGGGAGGATGGGACTAACGTAGGAGCCATGACGTCGGGAGGTGGTAGCAGCAATGGGAGCTCGGCGACAGCGATGGCAGCAATGGGGACTGTGTCTCTGCCGGAGAACGGCGCCTACGCCAGCATAGACTTCACCAAATCTGACGGAGTCTCCACGACAACCAAGG ACTGA